ATTGAATCAGTTATAACAGTTTATCATATTTCTCTGaagcatttttaatatttgcGTAGTAATCTTTTTGTGACTATACcgtattttatttaatcaaatctattttttaggtatttaaattatttttttataatttcaaataataagatgtactttttaaatataaacctAGTGCATAATTCATTATTTAAGGGTAAATCCATAAATGTAGTATTAATTCTCCTTTTAAATTTCTCCTTTAACTCACTCATAAGATCTCTGAACTAGGTGTACCCTTTAACTCACATTAAACGTAATCTGCATTTTGTTATGTACAATGCCTCCCTAGGAATTTGGGGAGCCCTGTGCAGGTCACTGAGCTCCCTCACTTTTATACCAGAGTTAAATGAACGTTTAGGACAGTATTGGATAGAGAAACAAGGACACATTATGCCCGAATGGAATCGATAGAAGATGGAATCGGATTTATCAGATTTACTCCGAGGCTTAGCAGTATTTCAGAAATCTGATGAAGTCTTTATATATAGCACATGGCAAAGCAAGGATTTGGTTTCAGGGATCCTACCTCCAAAACGTGTTACACTGTCTTATCTGAATACAGGAGTTGAAGTCTTCCTTCTGCACTCTCTGTTCTATCTGGATCATTCTAGGCCTCAACTTTCTTCTTATCCCCTCTGTATCTCTTCCCTTGATTCCACCTATCTTCTGCTGGCTTTCTGAGGTTTACCACTGTGGGTGAAGTAAGGTCCTTTCAATAGTACCTTTTTGACTCACAGCTGATATCTTTGTTCTCTTGTCTTCAGCCTGAACATAAACAGATGGTGGCCCAGCAGGAATCTATCAGAGAAGGGTTTCAGAAAGGCTGTTTGCCAGTTATGGTACTGAAAGCAAAGAAGCCCTTCACGTTTGAGACCCAAGAAGGCAAGCAGGAGATGTTTCATGCTACAGTCGCTACAGAAAAGGAATTCTTCTTTGTAAAAGTTTTTAATACACTGCTGAAAGATAAATTCATTCCAAAGAGAATAATCATAATATCAAGATATTATCGGCACAGTGGTTTCTTAGAGGTCAATAGCGCCTCACGTGTGTTAGATGCTGAATCTGACCAAAAGGTTAATGTCCCGCTGAACATTATCAGAAAAGCTGGTGAAACCCCAAAGATCAATACGCTTCAAACTCAGCCCCTTGGAACAATTGTGAATGGTTTGTTTGTAGTCCAGAAGGTAAGTTTTCATATCTAATTTCATATTGATTAGTAAGAATAACGTATTTCCCATCTGATCTTAAAGAGACTTTAGAAATGGTTTTAATGTCTTTCtatatagacaaaataaaaaaatacaaagttctaAAGAGCTGCAGAGTTAACAGGCCAAAATTCATACAAAAActcaaaaattgtttttattgtcAAAAATGTCACGATCCTATTTCAACTTATTCTTATCCCAGTAGCCTCTGAAAAAGGAATTAGTtcattcacataatttttatctctgcattatttttgtactttgtacatattatctttattttaagtGACTATTGTTGTGATTGTCTTTAAGTGACTATTGTTGTGAATGCAAAATAAGTGTAGTTGAGTAATAAACCAGATTAATTGACCTGAAAAACCAATATGCAAGGCAGGATTAAAGAACTGtgattaaatgaagaaaacagaagagttaGCTtgaggagacttttttttttttttaattaaaaagtaaactttaatgtcaaaaatgcaaacttggggaagacagaaaagatCACACACAAGGCTGTCACTTCACACTTGGAAGGTTGCTCAgcggcggggcagaggcactcctcacttcccagacggggccgcggggcagaggcgctcctcaaggAGACTTATTAGAAGTgagaaataataaagtatttattatgATTCTGAGCTTCAGGGAACTAGCCTTGTGGGATGACTTTTTCTGGTCTAGGGCAGGACCTAAAGAACCATAGAGAGGGAACCTGCTGCCCCTGCATTCAGAGCCTCAGAATAACCTCTGCTGCCCTGGgttagtttcagaaggaattgaTAGGAAGATTCTCCAGTCCTCCTGGAAAACTCAAGTGTAAAATGACCTTGGATAGGAAGGTCATGTTCTTTATCCCAGTTTTCAGCTTTCAATCTGGCCAGCTATCCACTAATATATATTGATTTAGTCCATAAAATTAAACCTAAAATACGATCAATCTCCTAAATAACTGACCAACCTCCTGTTCCCTTTGGATCTAGACTTGATTGtgaattatttcttgtctttgatTACTTACTAGACTGGGTCTTGCATCATTACCTCATGTCTCTCCTGGACTTGTTTTAACTAGCTctcttcaggctgggcgcggcagctcatgtctttaatactagcactttgggaggccaaggtgcgtggatcacctgagttgaGGAGTtccagatcatcctggccaacatggcaaaacctgtctctagtaaaaatacaaaaattagccagatgtattggcagacacctataatcccagctactcgggaggctgaggcaggagaatcccttgaacccagggggttggaggttgcagtgagccaagatcgcgccatcgcactccagcctgggtgaaagagcgaaactccgtttcaaaaaataaaaaaatagaataaatagctCTCTTCTAACCCCAAggtcttcttttttcccctgactAATCTGGCTACTGGCCCTGGAGAAGCTCCATCTTCTCTATCCAGAAGTTGTTGCTTCTATAGGCCACCCTGGCCTCCTCCTAAAGGAAGGGAATTTAGGACTGGAAAGATGGGCATAGGAGACAACATGTTCTAAGTAAGACACGTCTGCTCCTCTGTGTGAACGTGCTAACATCTATTAGATATATACCTGCTAGTTTCAAAGCAGAAACATTTTTTCAAGTTGTCCCTTGAACAATGTAGGGATTAGGGCTGCTGACCCCAAGCAGTTGATAATCTGCATATaatttttgactccccaaaaacttaactgcTTAATAGCCTACTCTTGACCAGAAGACTTACGGACAACATAAACAGTCACTTAACACATATTTTTGTGTTAcacatattatatactatattcttaaaaaataagctagagaaaaatgttattaataaaattataaaaaagaaaatatactgactattcattaagtggaagtagatcatcataaagttcttcatcctcattgtcttgaTGTTAAGTagactgaggaggaagaggagggttgGTCTTGCCATCTTGGGGTGGCAGAGACAGAGGAAAATTCCCATATAAATGGACCTGCACAGGTAAAATCTGTGTTGTTCAAGAATcaactgtatttctttttagagCCTTCTTCTGGCATGTCTGATGTGTGACTGATGTGGCATTccttaatcagattattagaggCTGGGTGTTGATTTTCTTTTACAGgtaacagaaaagaagaaaaatgtattatttgacCTAAGTGACAACACTGGGAAAATGGAAGTACTGGTGGTTAGAAATGAGGACACAATGAAATGTAAGGAAGGAGATAAGGTTCGACTTACATTCTTCACCCTgtcaaaaaatggagaaaaactaCAGCTGACATCTGGAGTTCATAGCACCATAAAGGTGGGAACTGCATGGAACAAAGGCAACTCTCCAAGGGggtgatattttttgttttctatcagAAAGCTGGACTGGAGCCATTGAACAGGATATGGAATGGAAGACACTGATATTTAGTAcatgttcatctcacagaactgaGGAACCTCCCTCTTAGGAAACATGTATTCTAGATACACAGTTAAGAGAACATGGGCTTTTCAAGGCAGAGGCGCATACCGTTGTGCCCACAGAGCCCAACAAAGAGCTCCTCATTTATACTACAAGTCTAAAGCAGAAAGCTTGCCCAGAGTCGGAAAAGTCATTCTGACTAATGTCTTTGAAAGTAGACAGACAATAAATACTCTGAGGACACATTTCCCTAGCCAGTCCCACCACGCCTGCACCTACCATAGTCCAGTGCAGTTGAGTCCATGTAAACCCCTACTCTTGACCTTCCACCACACCCTCCTACCCATGTCCTGCCACTACTTGGTGCTCTTCCCCAGGTGTCAGTGTCGGTTGCACTGCCTGCTGTCTCTGTAAGAGTGGAGGCcaagatttgagaaatatgcatATGTGACCTTGCTAAGTGGGAGTGTATTTCTCAGGTCAGATATTCACTTCAGGAGTATGATCCAAGACAGACCAATGTATTAGAAGGGTgggaacaaaataattttatgagaagATGATGTACACTTCAGAAGGCCATAGTGACTGCAAACAGAGGAGGGGCCACTCATCGACTGCATCTCAGACTGCATGTTTTTTTCTCCATCCAGGTTattaaggccaaaaaaaaaacatagagaaataaaaaggacCAATTCAAGCCAACTGGTCTAAGCAGCATTTAATTGAAGAATACGTGATACAGCCTCTTCAATCAGATTGTAAGTTACCTGACAGCTGCAGTTCACAGGCTCCTCTCTCTACCAAATTAGGATAGGATAATTGCTGgataaacaaattcagaataTCAACAGATGATCACAATAAACATCTGTTTCTCATTCATTACAGTCCCACTATCTCATTTAGTTTGTCAATCCCTTGTCTCAAGCAAAAATACTTTATCAATGTATTATAtgtttatacaaatttaaaagtaaactaCATGACAACAATTGCACAAAATACAAGAGGGAAGAATGAGGAGTACACCGTTAGAAGATCCTGTACAACATGTGAAGCAGCGCAGTATTATTTGAAAGCAGATACTGAATAATTAAAGATGTATATTTTGTCCCATAGGGCAATgatgtagaaatattttaaaaggtatagaaataataacataattttgTGTTATTGGAGAAAGAATAAGCATAAAGCCCAACGGAAAACTAGAGAGCCAAAACTAGGCTTCCACATTTACAGTCTATTGATTTTCTACAAAACTACAAACACAGTTCAAtggagaaaaaactaaaaaaaacctACAACAGTTAGATATCCatacttaaaaaaatgaatctgAGCCATTCTTTACtctttatacaaaaataaactccaaaCAGATCATTGGCTTTTCATAAacatctaaaaccataaaacttctagaaaaaaacatgggagaaaatctGTGTGATCTTGGTGTAGGCAAAGATTAAAGATTTAGATatcacaccaaaagcacaatctatATAACATAAATGCTTAATAatttgaacttcatcaaaatgaagAACTTCGGTTCTTCAAAAGGTATCATTAAGAGCATTGAAAGGCAAACCATAGATTGGGGCTTAATATTTGTTAGTTACACAGCTGCTGAAGACCCTGTAtccaggccagacacggtggctcacgcctgtaatcccagcaatttgggaggtcctggagggtggatcacctgaggtcaggagtttgagaccggcctggccaacatggtgaaatcccgtctctattaaaataaaataaaaaaaaaaaaagctgggtatggtggtgggcatctgtaatcccagctactcgggaggctgaggcaggagaatcacttgaacccgggaggcggagtttgcagtgagctgagatcgcgccattgcactccagcctggatgacagagtaaggctttgtctcaaaaaacaaaaagatcctgtatccagaatttataaagaacactCAAAATTCAATAATTGCAGAACAaccaattaaatgtttaaaatgggcaaaaagatGATACATGGAtgtcaaataagcacataaaaatacaCTCAACATAATTCATCTTTAAGGAAATGGAAACTataaccacagtgagataccattatatatttattagaacagctaaaattaaaattaaaatagattacCCATACCAAGTGCTGACAAAGATTTGGAAAAACTGAAACTGTTGTGCACCGCTCGTGGGAATGTCAAATGGTATAACCTTTATGCAAAAgagtttgtccatttttaaaaacttaatatgCATCTACAATGCTAAGGTCTGAGAAGGATACAGAGCAATTGAAACTCTTacttattgctggtgggaatgaaaagtCACATTAGAAAAGAGTTTggaaatttcttataaatttaaacatatgCTTACCACATGACACAGCAAGCTTGCTCTAAGTTTTTTTATCCgcttgaaataattatatatgttcacacaaaaatctgcatgTAAATATTCATGAAAGTTTATTTGTAATTATGCAAAAGTGTAAAAAACTCGATTATCCCTCAcctgaaaaatgaataaacaaactttgGTAGATCCACATAATTGAATTgtaactcagcaataaaaaggaataactaCTGACACCCACATCTACATGGATAGATCTTTActctgagtgaaagaagccagactcaaaattctacatacattttaatttcattttatgacATTCCATAAAGGGCAAAAGTACAGTAAAGACTAGATCAGTGGTTTCTAGGAGCTTGGAGTTGAGACGAAGGCCGGcaacaaagcagcaggaaggaaaTTTTTGTTATCATGAAGTTATTCTCTATCTTAACTTTTGTGGTAGTTTCATGACTACATGCATTTGTAAAAATTCACAGAAATAAGTATGATTGTAGATTATGCCATGATAAATATGGAAAACATGCATCAGGTTGGAAGATAGAATTATGgatatttttgatattgtttttttatttctctggaatactcattgcttttataataaataagaaagatgaaactttttaaagagacccaaagaaaagaaatcagggaCTTTAAAACAATGAATATTCCTTATCCATTAAGTTAATAATGACCAGGATTTGTGAATGTGATGATGATATGATTAAGGAAAATATCCTCAGAAGTGTTAGTTGAAACATCAGTTTGGCAACATTACTAGTAATTATGTTCATATTATTTGACCCAataattccacatataagtattTAACCTAAAATGTCGGCTTTGGTGCTATTGCATACCTCAAAACCACTTGATACAAACTGGTCTGTAAAATGTTTATGAGGACAGATTAGCATCTCTGTGTTGTTCTGTCCTCTCTGGTCTACACACTACAGATCTAGAGGAAGCTCCAGCTTCTCATCTACTTGATTTGAGTCCCATGGAGAAGCTCTGATATGTGGTAAGGTGGAAAAATATAAGACAGAGTGTGGTCAAGGCATTAGAGGATGAAGCTATTGAAGTGAAAACAAAATTGAAGAGGCAAATTCTTTTGAGCAgagggtaatttttttcttatttcatttaaagATAGATTGTCCTTAGGAAGTACAGTTCAAAGGGGAATCAGCATGATGTTAAGGAGAGCAAGCAAAGGCGGGGATGTAGCAGCCCACCTAAATGACACTAACTCCAAATCACCATCATCCAGGATACTCAAGAATAGGcaattttgagatacgtcccatcaatacctaatttattgagagtttttagcatgaacggttgttgaattttgtcaaaggccttttctgcatctattgagataatcatgtggtttttgtctttggttctgtttatatgctggattacatttattgatttgcgtatattgaaccagccttgcatcccagggatgaagcccacttgatcatggtggataagcttttttgatgtgctgctggattcggtttgccagtattttattgaggatttttgcatcaatgttcatcaaggatattatggcgacaaaagccaaaattgacaaatgggatctaattaaactaaagagcttctgcacagcaaaagaaactaccatcagagtgaacaggcaacctacaaaatgggagaaaattttcacaacctactcatctgagaaagggataatatccagaatctacaatgaactcaaacaaatttacaagaaaaaaacaaacaaccccatcaaaaagtgagcaaaggacatgaacagacacttctcaaaagaagacatttatgcagccaaaaaacacatgaaaaaatgctcaccatcactggccatcagagaaatgcaaatcaaaaccacgatgagataccatctcacaccagttagaatggcaatcattaaaaagtcaggaaacaacaggtgctggagaggatgtggagaaataggaacacttttacactgttggtgggagtgtaaactagtttaacccttgtggaagtcagtgtggcgattcctcagggatctagaactagaaataccatttgacccagccatcccattactgggtatatacccaaaggactataaatcatgctgctataaagacacatgcacacgtatgtttattgcggcactattcacaatagcaaagacttggaaccaacccaaatgtccaacaatgatagactggattaagaaaatgtggcacatatacaccatgaaatactatgcagccataaaaaatgatgagttcatgtcctttgtagggacatggatgaaattggaaatcatcattctcagtaaactatcacaacaacaaaaaaccaaacaccgcatattctcactcataggtgggaattgaacaatgagaacacatggacacaggaaggggaacatcacactctggggactgttgtggggtgggggaggggggagggatagctttaggagatatacctaatgctaaatgacgagttaatgggtgcagcacaccagcatgacacatgtatacatatgtaactaacctgcacattgtgcacatataccctaaaacttaaagtataataataacaaaaaaaaggaataggCAATTACAGAAAGCTTACATCAAGTGATATGAATATGCAATATTAGACTAGCTGAGAATACAAACATCATCTGTGTATAAAACAGTCCTTTTTCTTAGTGTTCATTAAGTCAAATTTGAATTTAGAGGCAGTTTTAGCAATCTATGACATCTTCGGGTGGCATCTGTTCCTAACTAGCTGAGTGATACTGTGATTTTGACCACTTCACTCaatctctctgaacttcagtattctcacagatgagaaaactggcttCTGCAGCATCTGAAGTTTCTTCAGAATTTGGTTTCccaaaatgagcaaaataatcttaaacacatatacacacacatatacatacacagatatatatatgtgcgtgtgtgtgtttggtgtgtgtgtatatatattagaaTAGCATTgggcaaaaaaatataaaaatgtctaaTTGGCATCTAAGCCTACTATAATGAAAGACACATAAGCAGAAATGTAGTGTAAAACAGTACGTTTTTATTATTTCACTCTTTGATGGCAGACCACAATGGTAAACTTTAATGTCTCTCTTCCTTATTGGGCATAGCTAGCTTTGGACCTTCGCAGTAGTGAGAGAGCCAGATGGGAAGGGGTCCCCAGAGAAACTCCAGCCTGCACACTGGGCAGAGTGTGCGCTGGGGTGGAGCCACAGAAGTTTGCGCCATTTGCAGTGGACAGGAGCCTGGCCCCTTCTCTTCCTGGATGGAACCTAGAATTCAAACTGTGAGGCTGGAAGCGCACTAGCAGGGACTCTGGCTTTGTGGAccatccctctttccctcttttccttttcacccaaaaAACCCTGCCCTCCTCATGCTTCATGTTGTCTGTGAGCCTAATTTTTCATGGCCATGTGATAAGGACCcctgtctttagctgaactaaggaaaagtcccaCAACATTTTTGGTGACCAAAGTGGGGCTCGAGAATTGGTGAGTGAGATGCAAACCAATGAatctttttccctctcctttctgaGCCTTTCATCCTCAGACTTCCGAGGGTAGGGGAAATCGTGCCCCCACCGCCGTTGTCACTTCCAGGGGTTGGGATGGTCGACCTCAGTCTCCATGgccttttacttcctttttccAGATGAACCGGTGAGCAGTGGCTCCTCACCACCCTCCCCTCACTGCTGGGGCTGGGATACACAGCCCAAGGCGCCCCAGGTGGCTGGCTGTGTTTACTGCCATGGGCCCATGGATTCTCTCCCGAGGTCAAGGAGGCCAGCTTCATCccacactccttttttttttttttttgagatggaatcttgctctgtcacctaggctgttgtgcagtggcatgatctcggcttgctgcaacctccgcctcccggattcaagcaattctcctgccttagcctcccaagtagctgggattacaggcatgtaccaccatgcctggctaatttttgtatgtttagtagagatggagtttcaccatgttggccaggctggtctcgaactcctgacctcaagtgatctgccggccttggcctcccaaaatgcaggtctagaggcatgagccaccacgcccagcctaagaatgtcactttctaacaggtccaAGAActccaagtttatcttgggaccttaagAGAAGAGAATCACTCCACTACTCACAGGCATTTGAGGATACAAACCCATGactgggcttggctttaaaagGTCTTACCTGAGACTCCTTGTgaaacagagttccatcaaagccaatccaaaaggcctatgtagaaataattattcttcttgcactttatgcaaataatcagacCAAGTGTAAGACTACAATCTATTTTGCAAACAATTCAGTCCTATcatgatttatgtatttttgtttgttttttccaaaaatgaggactggagagaaagaaattgtgtttcaaaacttatcatacatttgccattaaattctaaactcattagttgtttttaagtttttgcctacAGTTTAGATGAACCTTGCttgttcctgtgaaccaaccagcaaGCTCCAGCTACAGCTCAGAAAGAACAAAAGgtatgggtaatgtaaaaatctccATCAGCATCCTAGTTCTGAGCAATAATCCTGCAaaatcctgccaggtgat
This portion of the Pongo abelii isolate AG06213 chromosome 1, NHGRI_mPonAbe1-v2.0_pri, whole genome shotgun sequence genome encodes:
- the AIM2 gene encoding interferon-inducible protein AIM2 isoform X3: MSPAASAAIRNDVTKQRAAPKVSPHVKPEHKQMVAQQESIREGFQKGCLPVMVLKAKKPFTFETQEGKQEMFHATVATEKEFFFVKVFNTLLKDKFIPKRIIIISRYYRHSGFLEVNSASRVLDAESDQKVNVPLNIIRKAGETPKINTLQTQPLGTIVNGLFVVQKVTEKKKNVLFDLSDNTGKMEVLVVRNEDTMKCKEGDKVRLTFFTLSKNGEKLQLTSGVHSTIKVIKAKKKT
- the AIM2 gene encoding interferon-inducible protein AIM2 isoform X1 produces the protein MESKYKEILLLTGLDNITDEELDRFKFFLSDEFNIATGKLHTANRIQVANLMIQNAGAMSAVMKTIRIFQKLNYMLLAKRLQEEKEKVDKKYKSVTKPKPLSQAEMSPAASAAIRNDVTKQRAAPKVSPHVKPEHKQMVAQQESIREGFQKGCLPVMVLKAKKPFTFETQEGKQEMFHATVATEKEFFFVKVFNTLLKDKFIPKRIIIISRYYRHSGFLEVNSASRVLDAESDQKVNVPLNIIRKAGETPKINTLQTQPLGTIVNGLFVVQKVTEKKKNVLFDLSDNTGKMEVLVVRNEDTMKCKEGDKVRLTFFTLSKNGEKLQLTSGVHSTIKVIKAKKKT
- the AIM2 gene encoding interferon-inducible protein AIM2 isoform X2 — its product is MIQNAGAMSAVMKTIRIFQKLNYMLLAKRLQEEKEKVDKKYKSVTKPKPLSQAEMSPAASAAIRNDVTKQRAAPKVSPHVKPEHKQMVAQQESIREGFQKGCLPVMVLKAKKPFTFETQEGKQEMFHATVATEKEFFFVKVFNTLLKDKFIPKRIIIISRYYRHSGFLEVNSASRVLDAESDQKVNVPLNIIRKAGETPKINTLQTQPLGTIVNGLFVVQKVTEKKKNVLFDLSDNTGKMEVLVVRNEDTMKCKEGDKVRLTFFTLSKNGEKLQLTSGVHSTIKVIKAKKKT